A window of the Cololabis saira isolate AMF1-May2022 chromosome 19, fColSai1.1, whole genome shotgun sequence genome harbors these coding sequences:
- the LOC133418797 gene encoding speckle-type POZ protein: MSRVPSPPPPAEMSSGPVAESWCYTQIKVVKFSYMWTINNFSFCREEMGEVIKSSTFSSGANDKLKWCLRVNPKGLDEESKDYLSLYLLLVSCPKAEVRAKFKFSILNAKGEETKAMESQRAYRFVQGKDWGFKKFIRRDFLLDEANGLLPDDKLTLFCEVSVVQDSVNISGQNTMNMVKVPDCRLADELGGLWENSRFTDCSLCVAGQEFQAHKAILAARSPVFSAMFEHEMEESKKNRVEINDVEPEVFKEMMCFIYTDKAPNLDKMADDLLAAADKYALERLKVMCEDALCTSLSVENAAEILILADLHSADQLKTQAVDFINYHAAEVMETAGWKSMVASHPHLVAEAYRSLASAQCPFLGPPRKRLKQS; the protein is encoded by the exons ATGTCAAGAGTCCCGAGTCCCCCTCCCCCGGCGGAAATGTCCAGCGGGCCTGTGGCGGAGAGCTGGTGCTACACACAG ATCAAAGTGGTTAAGTTCTCTTACATGTGGACCATCAACAACTTCAGCTTCTGTCGTGAGGAGATGGGCGAGGTCATCAAGAGTTCAACTTTCTCCTCTGGGGCCAACGACAAACTGAAATG GTGTTTGCGAGTGAATCCTAAGGGCCTGGATGAGGAAAGCAAAGATTACCTGTCCCTCTACCTGCTGCTGGTCAGCTGTCCGAAGGCAGAGGTGCGCGCAAAATTCAAGTTCTCCATTCTCAACGCCAAGGGAGAGGAGACCAAAGCCATGG AAAGCCAGAGGGCATACCGCTTCGTCCAAGGGAAAGACTGGGGCTTCAAAAAGTTTATCCGGAGAGATTTCCTTCTAGATGAGGCCAACGGCCTCCTGCCTGACGACAAGCTCACGCTCTTCTGCGAG GTAAGTGTGGTGCAGGATTCCGTCAACATATCTGGTCAAAATACAATGAATATGGTGAAGGTGCCTGATTGCCGGCTAGCTGACGAGCTTGGGGGCCTTTGGGAGAACTCGCGCTTCACAGACTGCTCCCTGTGTGTGGCTGGGCAGGAGTTTCAGGCCCACAAAGCTATCTTAGCCG CACGCTCCCCTGTCTTTAGCGCTATGTTTGAGCATGAAATGGAAGAGAGCAAAAAG AACCGTGTGGAGATCAATGATGTGGAGCCGGAGGTTTTCAAGGAGATGATGTGCTTCATTTACACAGACAAGGCTCCAAACCTGGACAAGATGGCTGACGACCTCCTCGCAGCAGCTGATAAG TACGCCCTGGAGAGACTTAAGGTCATGTGTGAAGACGCGCTGTGCACGAGTCTGTCTGTGGAGAATGCTGCCGAGATCCTCATCCTCGCTGATCTGCACAGCGCTGACCAGCTCAAAACGCAGGCAGTCGACTTCATCAACTA CCACGCTGCAGAGGTGATGGAGACAGCAGGGTGGAAGTCCATGGTGGCGTCTCATCCACACCTGGTGGCCGAAGCTTACCGCTCCCTCGCGTCTGCCCAATGCCCTTTCCTCGGACCCCCACGCAAGCGCCTCAAACAGTCCTAA
- the LOC133419021 gene encoding neurexophilin-1-like, whose amino-acid sequence MERFPIFCFVWILLSGIFCLVILGLQGTYGNFTHSKTSPQFQRNQTPSPQNTWMLQTRDDIQNSKVPISPSIPSSNQGLLEILGSNSKLPSSPSVKINLQPIIKVHGISKLSRTFSWGDFYSNIKTVKLNLLIMGKIVDHGNGSLGIYFRHNSTGVGNVSVSLVPPMKELEFDLKRQSVVNPKDSKTFNCRVDYEKTERSKKVMLCNYDPSKTCDQEQTQSRVNWMCSKPFQVICIYVSFYGTDYRLVQKVCPDYNTQSPTLMPKG is encoded by the exons ATGGAGAGATTTCCCATTTTCTGCTTTGTTTGGATTCTACTGAGTGGAATCTTTTGTCTG GTGATTCTCGGTCTACAAGGGACATACGGCAACTTCACCCACAGCAAGACATCACCTCAATTCCAAAGAAATCAAACACCTTCTCCACAGAACACGTGGATGCTTCAGACCAGGGATGACATTCAGAACTCCAAAGTACCCATTAGCCCCTCTATCCCCTCGTCAAACCAGGGACTTTTGGAAATCCTTGGAAGCAACTCAAAGTTGCCATCCAGCCCATCTGTAAAGATAAACCTTCAGCCCATCATTAAAGTACATGGAATATCTAAACTGTCTAGGACATTCAGCTGGGGGGACTTCTATTCAAACATCAAGACTGTAAAACTGAATTTGCTGATAATGGGAAAGATTGTGGACCATGGTAACGGCTCACTCGGCATTTACTTCCGCCACAACTCCACAGGCGTGGGCAACGTATCTGTCAGTCTTGTCCCACCCATGAAAGAGCTGGAGTTCGACTTGAAGCGCCAAAGTGTGGTCAACCCCAAGGACTCGAAGACATTTAACTGCAGGGTGGACTATGAGAAAACCGAACGCAGCAAAAAGGTGATGCTGTGCAACTACGACCCCTCGAAGACGTGCGATCAAGAACAAACCCAGAGCCGAGTCAACTGGATGTGCTCCAAACCATTCCAGGTCATCTGCATCTACGTGTCCTTCTATGGCACGGACTATAGGCTGGTTCAGAAAGTCTGCCCGGACTATAACACTCAGAGTCCGACCCTGATGCCTAAAGGTTAA